One window of the Clostridium sp. MB40-C1 genome contains the following:
- a CDS encoding CoA transferase subunit A, with translation MPQIMKIEEAIKKYVKDGSSIMIGGFLGCNTPYKAIDQMVKQGSKELTIISTVNSFTHQDMGKLFDAGLVRKFIGSHIGTNAVVVNQYRTGKLQVEYYPQGTLIEKIRCAGAGLGGVLTPTGIGTLLEEGKEKIEVNGKEYLLETPLSADVAIIKGFKADKKGNIVYKGTANANPIMATAGKITIAEVDEIVEVGELEASEIGTPGIFVNAICLGYEKDEFIQKSRDMYKAVGIFK, from the coding sequence ATGCCACAAATTATGAAAATTGAAGAAGCTATTAAAAAGTATGTTAAAGATGGTTCAAGTATTATGATAGGTGGTTTTTTGGGGTGCAACACTCCATATAAAGCAATTGATCAGATGGTAAAGCAAGGCTCAAAAGAATTAACTATTATATCAACAGTTAATTCTTTCACACATCAAGATATGGGGAAACTTTTTGATGCTGGATTAGTTAGAAAATTTATAGGATCACATATAGGAACTAATGCAGTAGTAGTAAATCAGTATAGAACAGGAAAACTACAAGTAGAATATTATCCACAAGGTACATTGATAGAAAAAATAAGATGTGCTGGAGCTGGATTAGGTGGAGTTTTAACACCAACAGGTATTGGAACTTTATTAGAAGAAGGGAAGGAAAAAATAGAGGTCAACGGTAAAGAATATTTACTTGAAACACCGCTTAGCGCTGATGTAGCTATAATAAAAGGTTTTAAAGCTGATAAAAAAGGAAATATTGTGTATAAGGGTACAGCAAATGCTAATCCAATAATGGCAACAGCAGGAAAAATTACAATTGCTGAAGTTGATGAAATTGTAGAGGTTGGAGAATTGGAAGCAAGTGAAATAGGAACACCAGGTATTTTTGTAAATGCAATTTGTTTAGGCTATGAAAAAGATGAATTTATTCAAAAATCAAGAGATATGTATAAAGCTGTAGGAATCTTTAAATAA
- a CDS encoding ParM/StbA family protein: MGAKNAIVDSFNVQVIDDGYADTKSRSEDTGMFITPSYVTGWRPIYDNESDLNESKKSGLSRIEVEVNGSKYLVGECAIRQDRNMQWNGAADKHNDTSFDILLKTHLSLMSNKPMSRVKLVMGLPVKATLDKERIEKMRAKVIRQHSISMKLYGQKDFENKIIKVEDLLVKAQPHGTLCELILDSKGNIINKDMARKVNAISDIGGKTHNLYLVDALEPLSDFCETKNSGMYTAYMWVQDYIEQELHLYVGDGQIPYIVSAGHIKGYDLTPVIQKAYKSLARKIILEIQTVWENAFPFIENIIFTGGGASILKPYLEEEFKNAMYLSRTQNPSGLFKQGVRRWKRNAS; the protein is encoded by the coding sequence ATGGGAGCAAAGAACGCTATTGTAGATTCTTTTAATGTACAAGTAATTGATGACGGATATGCAGATACTAAATCTAGGTCTGAGGACACAGGAATGTTTATAACTCCATCATATGTTACTGGATGGAGACCTATTTATGACAATGAAAGTGATTTGAATGAGTCAAAAAAGAGTGGTCTTAGTAGGATTGAAGTTGAAGTAAATGGCTCAAAGTATCTTGTAGGAGAGTGTGCTATAAGACAAGACAGAAATATGCAGTGGAATGGAGCTGCAGACAAGCATAATGATACTTCTTTTGATATTTTGTTAAAAACACATTTGTCTTTAATGTCAAATAAACCTATGAGTAGAGTAAAACTTGTTATGGGACTTCCTGTAAAGGCCACATTAGATAAGGAAAGAATCGAGAAAATGAGAGCAAAAGTAATAAGACAGCATAGTATAAGTATGAAATTATATGGACAAAAGGATTTTGAAAATAAGATTATAAAGGTTGAAGATCTTTTAGTAAAAGCCCAGCCACATGGCACTTTATGTGAGTTAATACTAGATTCTAAAGGAAATATCATAAATAAAGATATGGCTAGAAAAGTAAATGCTATATCAGATATTGGTGGAAAAACACACAATCTTTATTTAGTTGATGCATTAGAGCCTCTTTCAGACTTTTGTGAGACAAAAAATAGTGGAATGTATACAGCTTATATGTGGGTACAGGATTACATAGAGCAGGAGTTACATCTTTATGTTGGGGATGGACAAATTCCTTATATAGTGTCGGCTGGCCATATTAAAGGTTATGATTTAACTCCCGTAATTCAAAAAGCATACAAGAGTTTGGCAAGAAAAATTATTTTAGAAATACAAACAGTATGGGAGAATGCTTTTCCATTTATAGAAAACATTATATTCACAGGAGGAGGAGCTAGTATTTTAAAGCCTTACCTTGAAGAAGAATTTAAAAATGCAATGTATTTAAGCAGGACTCAAAATCCATCAGGTCTTTTTAAACAAGGTGTTAGAAGATGGAAGAGGAATGCAAGTTGA
- a CDS encoding Card1-like endonuclease domain-containing protein: protein MKCKNLINVLDENNEQQNFIVTLNLNPEKAVFLYELNLENREEFSNIKKHLNEKLPNTEIVEEYIEKINSEDIEKVLIKFKDEDTFVNLSCGKRIMNLLVCKVTEKLEMKSVCVDIENECILDLSDGKCKKLNVVMKDIEVKDFIESTGGEIISHSTSWFNNKNIREFIDYIILNYDSWEKLKKILSTVSSTEEHDYMNEKSIINITQADENERKEYKRVLDEFQQFDFFTYAYESQNKIILNFKGVETKTLFLKTGTWFEIFVYNIVKEIKEVDDIKSGVVFLWDDEERHVRNEIDVLASINSKLIYISCKDTSKYGIEALNELEVYGAQIGGEEIRKILVATKEPYKRSVILRAKEMGIDIVVFHGSVKDFKKELEKIILS, encoded by the coding sequence ATGAAATGTAAAAATCTAATTAATGTATTGGATGAAAATAATGAACAACAGAATTTTATAGTTACTTTAAATTTAAATCCAGAAAAGGCAGTGTTTTTGTATGAATTAAATTTGGAAAATAGAGAGGAATTTAGTAATATAAAAAAGCATTTAAATGAGAAACTGCCAAATACAGAAATTGTGGAGGAATATATTGAAAAAATAAATTCAGAAGATATAGAAAAAGTTCTTATTAAATTTAAAGATGAAGATACTTTTGTTAACCTATCCTGTGGAAAAAGAATTATGAACTTGCTAGTTTGTAAAGTTACAGAAAAGCTAGAGATGAAATCAGTATGTGTTGATATAGAAAATGAATGCATTTTAGATTTAAGTGATGGAAAATGTAAAAAGTTAAATGTTGTTATGAAAGATATAGAAGTAAAAGACTTTATAGAAAGTACAGGAGGAGAAATTATTTCTCATTCAACAAGTTGGTTTAACAATAAAAATATAAGAGAATTTATAGATTACATAATTTTAAATTATGACTCATGGGAAAAATTAAAAAAAATTCTTTCCACTGTAAGTTCAACTGAAGAGCATGATTATATGAATGAAAAGTCTATAATAAATATTACTCAAGCAGATGAAAATGAGAGAAAGGAATATAAGAGGGTTTTAGATGAATTTCAACAATTCGATTTTTTTACTTATGCTTATGAAAGTCAAAATAAGATAATTTTAAATTTTAAAGGTGTTGAAACAAAGACATTGTTTTTAAAGACAGGTACGTGGTTTGAGATATTTGTTTATAATATAGTAAAGGAAATAAAAGAAGTAGATGATATAAAAAGTGGGGTTGTATTTTTATGGGATGATGAAGAACGACATGTAAGAAATGAAATAGATGTACTTGCATCTATTAATTCTAAGCTTATATATATATCCTGTAAGGATACTTCAAAGTATGGTATAGAAGCTTTAAATGAATTGGAGGTATATGGAGCCCAAATTGGAGGAGAAGAAATAAGAAAAATACTTGTAGCAACAAAAGAACCTTATAAAAGAAGTGTTATATTGAGAGCTAAAGAAATGGGTATTGATATTGTGGTTTTTCATGGAAGTGTAAAAGATTTTAAAAAAGAACTTGAAAAAATTATTTTATCGTAA
- a CDS encoding CPC_1213 family protein: protein MGKNKLNNTQNNKKEDGKFKKKNIKHGHTESSRSAFGSPGEKDIDDLFDID, encoded by the coding sequence ATGGGAAAAAACAAATTGAACAATACCCAAAACAACAAGAAAGAGGATGGGAAATTCAAGAAAAAGAACATAAAACATGGCCACACTGAAAGTTCAAGAAGTGCTTTTGGTTCACCTGGTGAAAAAGATATTGATGATTTATTTGACATAGACTAA
- a CDS encoding methyl-accepting chemotaxis protein, protein MKKNLSKTKRKSLYVKIISLMVFCILVPIVLLSGISYYSLSSNIKKEFTDATDSKVSKISEIIKNSDKVTRESVDMLSFDPNAKAFMANADAEVWFRKSLESFAKTHKDVLSVYFGAENKKMLSTTAESLPAGYDPTARPWYKEAIANKGKIIRTEPYKDAGNDKIYVVTFAKTVEDVAGKVVGVVGIDIALEAMSKSVGEITIGKEGFSNVIDKNFTVIAHKDKSKIGTTYKDNKEIQEVIGEQQEIFEKNVEGINYVIFKEKEEVSGYTILGFIPKAELTNQIVKEIVVNIIVAIVSLVSAVFIGIKFIGSNIMKPIRKIVESLEKVQKGDFTDTIDKGKGLSYELEIIVDAINKFTEDISQVIRKIYRASEELKDNSGALLSVTEQSSVVGEEVAKAVQEIANGSVHQSEKLSDGAQVAEGLGQKVEESITNSDNMVNAATEVKQASYKGTEVIEELRQSFEKNYIANKEVAEKVKSLAEKSNEIEEITEVIKGITKQTNLLALNASIEAARAGEAGKGFAVVADEVKKLAEQSSESAAKIESVIGEVKRNIDDTMDQLKLSMELSDKTSSSMSITNESFEKIKRDIKNLEVNIEEVSNSLNQINTDKNVVIENISEAASVAQEAAASSEEVSASTEEQASALQEIASSAEKLDNLSEELKTLVSSFKVQ, encoded by the coding sequence ATGAAGAAGAATTTAAGTAAAACTAAAAGAAAAAGTTTATATGTTAAGATTATTAGTTTAATGGTTTTTTGTATATTAGTGCCTATAGTTCTTTTATCAGGGATTAGTTACTATAGTCTTAGTAGTAATATTAAAAAAGAATTTACAGATGCTACAGATAGCAAAGTTAGTAAAATTAGTGAGATTATAAAAAATTCTGATAAAGTGACTAGAGAGTCTGTAGACATGTTATCTTTTGATCCTAATGCCAAAGCGTTTATGGCTAATGCAGATGCTGAAGTATGGTTTAGAAAAAGTTTAGAGTCATTTGCAAAAACTCACAAGGATGTTTTATCTGTTTATTTTGGAGCAGAGAATAAAAAAATGCTAAGTACCACAGCTGAAAGTCTGCCAGCTGGTTATGATCCAACTGCAAGACCATGGTATAAAGAGGCTATAGCAAATAAGGGGAAAATAATAAGAACAGAACCGTATAAAGATGCAGGAAATGATAAAATATACGTAGTAACTTTTGCAAAAACAGTAGAAGATGTAGCAGGTAAGGTAGTAGGAGTAGTTGGTATAGATATAGCTTTAGAGGCTATGAGTAAAAGTGTTGGAGAAATAACTATAGGTAAAGAAGGGTTCTCTAATGTTATAGATAAAAATTTTACAGTTATAGCTCATAAGGATAAGAGTAAAATAGGTACAACATACAAAGATAATAAAGAGATACAAGAAGTAATAGGAGAGCAACAGGAAATTTTTGAAAAGAATGTTGAAGGGATAAACTATGTTATATTCAAGGAAAAAGAAGAGGTTTCTGGATATACTATTTTAGGTTTTATACCTAAAGCAGAGCTTACAAATCAGATAGTAAAAGAGATAGTTGTTAATATAATAGTAGCAATAGTTTCTTTAGTTAGTGCAGTATTTATAGGAATTAAGTTTATAGGATCTAATATAATGAAGCCTATAAGAAAAATTGTGGAAAGCCTAGAAAAAGTACAAAAGGGCGATTTTACTGATACTATAGACAAAGGAAAAGGATTATCCTATGAATTAGAAATAATAGTAGATGCTATTAATAAATTTACTGAAGATATTTCACAAGTAATTAGAAAAATTTATAGAGCATCAGAGGAGTTAAAAGATAATTCGGGAGCACTTTTATCTGTAACAGAGCAATCTAGTGTGGTTGGAGAAGAAGTGGCTAAAGCTGTTCAAGAAATTGCTAATGGATCAGTTCACCAATCAGAAAAATTAAGTGACGGAGCACAAGTAGCTGAAGGACTAGGACAAAAGGTTGAAGAGTCTATAACAAATTCAGATAATATGGTTAATGCAGCTACTGAGGTTAAACAGGCTAGTTATAAAGGAACTGAAGTAATTGAAGAACTTAGACAATCATTTGAAAAAAATTATATAGCAAATAAAGAAGTTGCTGAAAAGGTAAAGTCCTTGGCTGAAAAATCAAATGAGATAGAAGAAATTACAGAAGTTATAAAAGGAATAACTAAACAAACGAACCTTTTAGCATTAAATGCATCTATAGAAGCTGCAAGAGCAGGGGAAGCAGGTAAAGGATTTGCTGTGGTAGCTGATGAGGTTAAAAAGCTAGCAGAACAATCATCAGAATCAGCAGCGAAGATAGAAAGTGTAATAGGGGAAGTTAAAAGAAATATTGATGATACTATGGATCAACTTAAACTTTCAATGGAGTTAAGTGATAAAACATCTTCTAGTATGTCTATAACAAACGAAAGTTTTGAAAAAATAAAAAGAGATATTAAAAATCTGGAAGTAAATATAGAAGAAGTAAGTAATTCATTAAATCAAATAAATACAGATAAAAATGTTGTTATAGAGAACATTTCTGAAGCGGCATCTGTGGCACAAGAAGCAGCTGCTAGTTCAGAGGAAGTTAGTGCTTCTACAGAAGAACAAGCTTCTGCCCTTCAAGAAATAGCTTCCTCAGCAGAAAAACTTGATAATTTATCTGAAGAACTTAAAACTTTAGTTAGCAGTTTCAAAGTACAATAA
- the argF gene encoding ornithine carbamoyltransferase, with protein sequence MFNLKNRSLLTLMDFSVKEINFLLDLSSELKKSKYSGRETKNLVGKNIALIFEKDSTRTRCAFEVAAHDQGAHVTYLGPTGSQMGKKESIKDTARVLGRMYDGIEYRGFGQDVVETLAEYSGVPVWNGLTNEDHPTQVLADFLTIKEHFNKPLEDVTLVYIGDGRNNVANALMIGACKIGMNFRIVSPKVLFPEVGLVDKCKRKAEKSGGNIIITEDIDMGVKDADVIYTDVWVSMGESEDEWEKRIDLLRPYQVNMDIINKTYNKDVKFMHCLPAFHDLDTKVGKAIYEKYGLDAMEVTNEVFESDYSIVFDEAENRMHTIKAVMVATL encoded by the coding sequence ATGTTTAATTTAAAAAATAGAAGTTTATTAACTTTGATGGATTTTTCTGTTAAAGAGATAAACTTTTTATTAGATTTATCGTCAGAGCTAAAAAAATCTAAATATTCTGGGAGAGAGACGAAAAATCTTGTAGGGAAAAATATTGCTTTAATTTTTGAAAAAGATTCTACTAGAACAAGATGTGCTTTTGAAGTTGCAGCTCATGATCAAGGAGCTCATGTGACATACCTTGGACCTACAGGAAGTCAAATGGGTAAAAAGGAATCTATAAAAGATACAGCAAGAGTTTTAGGAAGAATGTATGATGGAATAGAGTATAGAGGATTTGGTCAAGATGTTGTGGAGACTTTAGCAGAGTATTCAGGAGTACCAGTATGGAATGGACTTACAAATGAAGATCATCCAACCCAAGTGTTAGCAGATTTTTTAACTATAAAAGAACACTTTAATAAACCTTTAGAAGATGTAACTTTGGTTTATATAGGGGATGGAAGAAACAATGTAGCAAATGCACTTATGATAGGTGCTTGCAAAATTGGTATGAATTTTAGAATAGTATCTCCAAAAGTATTATTTCCTGAGGTCGGTTTGGTAGATAAGTGTAAGAGGAAAGCAGAAAAAAGTGGAGGGAATATAATTATTACTGAAGATATAGATATGGGAGTTAAAGATGCAGATGTGATTTATACAGATGTATGGGTATCTATGGGCGAAAGTGAGGATGAGTGGGAGAAAAGAATAGATTTATTAAGGCCTTATCAAGTTAATATGGATATTATAAATAAAACATATAATAAAGATGTTAAATTTATGCATTGTTTACCAGCTTTTCATGATTTGGACACAAAAGTAGGAAAAGCAATATATGAAAAGTATGGTCTTGATGCTATGGAAGTTACAAATGAAGTATTTGAAAGTGATTATTCAATAGTTTTTGATGAAGCTGAGAACAGAATGCATACAATAAAAGCAGTTATGGTGGCTACGTTATAA
- the arcA gene encoding arginine deiminase yields the protein MFKSMINVYSEVEKLEKVLLHRPGEEIENLTPEYLKILLFDDIPYLARAIEEHDKFAQVLKENGTEVLYLEDLSAESIEDENIREKFINEVIEESYIKDDILKERVITYLEYMTAKQIILKIMSGIRYKEIGICEEYKEYPFIMHPMPNLYFTRDPFACIGSGVTINSMKTKARRRESIFAKYIFCYHPILGEQNILRWYNREDEYSIEGGDELILSEDVLAIGHSERSDKEAILTIAKNIFEKGEKFKTILILEIPKRRAFMHLDTVFTMVDYDKFVLHPNIEESIKVNTITYNYKNKELIINEEIDSLRKILSKHLKKDVTLIRCGGGDKVVASREQWNDGSNTLAIAPGKVIAYERNYVTNEILYKNNISVIPIPSSELSRGRGGPRCMSMPFKRKL from the coding sequence ATGTTTAAGAGTATGATAAATGTTTATTCTGAAGTAGAAAAGCTTGAGAAAGTACTTCTACATAGACCGGGAGAAGAAATTGAGAATTTAACGCCAGAATATTTAAAAATACTTTTATTTGATGATATACCTTATTTAGCTAGAGCAATAGAAGAACATGATAAATTTGCGCAAGTACTGAAAGAAAATGGTACAGAAGTTCTATACTTAGAAGATTTAAGTGCAGAAAGTATAGAAGATGAAAATATAAGAGAAAAGTTTATAAATGAGGTTATAGAAGAAAGTTATATAAAGGATGATATTCTAAAAGAGAGAGTTATAACGTATTTAGAGTATATGACAGCTAAACAGATTATTTTAAAGATAATGTCAGGTATAAGGTATAAAGAAATAGGTATATGCGAGGAATATAAGGAATATCCTTTTATAATGCATCCAATGCCTAACCTTTATTTTACAAGGGACCCTTTTGCTTGTATTGGAAGTGGAGTAACAATAAACTCTATGAAGACAAAGGCAAGAAGAAGGGAGAGTATATTTGCAAAGTATATATTTTGTTATCATCCAATCTTAGGAGAACAAAATATACTACGCTGGTATAACAGAGAAGATGAATACTCTATTGAGGGTGGTGACGAATTAATATTATCTGAGGATGTGCTTGCTATTGGACATAGCGAAAGAAGTGATAAAGAAGCTATTTTAACAATAGCTAAGAATATATTTGAAAAAGGTGAGAAGTTTAAAACTATATTAATATTAGAAATTCCTAAAAGAAGAGCATTTATGCACTTAGATACAGTATTTACTATGGTGGATTATGATAAATTTGTGTTACACCCAAATATAGAGGAGAGTATAAAAGTTAATACTATAACTTATAATTATAAAAATAAAGAATTGATTATAAATGAAGAAATAGACAGTCTTAGAAAAATATTGTCTAAACACTTAAAAAAAGATGTAACACTGATAAGATGTGGTGGTGGAGATAAAGTAGTTGCATCTAGAGAACAATGGAATGATGGTTCTAATACTTTAGCAATTGCTCCAGGTAAGGTTATAGCGTATGAAAGAAATTATGTAACTAATGAAATATTATACAAAAATAATATTTCTGTAATACCTATACCATCTTCAGAACTTTCAAGAGGTAGAGGTGGCCCAAGATGTATGTCTATGCCTTTTAAAAGGAAGTTGTAG
- a CDS encoding DUF1836 domain-containing protein — protein sequence MEKDKFGLKDIISLAKTISENSLVAYDDLPEYDLFLSQVIDYLNNRFEEEKYTNNIVQNYIKNEVISKPEDGKKRGYTKLHLAQLVLLSYMRPILTTEEIKKVFRLAFNQINDRSDDIISWEKAYKIFDEIQNESLDNFLTVQRFNEEKLKKYIEESELKEEDEERILIFLVVMSLIAQASATKKLAKKIVDEYGEK from the coding sequence GTGGAAAAGGATAAGTTTGGATTAAAGGACATAATTAGTTTGGCTAAAACAATATCAGAAAATAGTTTAGTAGCTTACGATGACTTACCTGAATATGATTTGTTTTTATCTCAAGTTATAGACTATTTAAATAATAGATTTGAAGAAGAAAAATATACAAATAACATAGTGCAAAATTATATTAAGAACGAAGTTATATCTAAACCTGAAGATGGAAAAAAGAGAGGATATACAAAGCTCCACTTAGCCCAATTAGTACTTTTAAGCTATATGAGGCCTATACTTACAACAGAAGAGATAAAAAAAGTATTTAGACTTGCTTTTAATCAGATAAATGATAGAAGTGATGACATTATATCTTGGGAAAAGGCTTATAAGATATTTGATGAAATTCAAAATGAAAGTTTAGATAATTTTTTAACTGTTCAAAGGTTTAATGAAGAAAAGCTTAAAAAATATATAGAAGAGAGTGAACTAAAAGAAGAAGATGAAGAGAGAATACTTATATTCTTAGTAGTAATGAGCTTGATAGCCCAAGCAAGTGCAACAAAAAAATTAGCTAAGAAGATAGTAGATGAGTATGGTGAAAAATAA
- the fsa gene encoding fructose-6-phosphate aldolase, with amino-acid sequence MKFFIDTANVQEIRVVSKWGILEGVTTNPSLIAKEGRNIKDVVEEICSIVDGPISAEVISLECDKIIEEARELSKINKNIVIKIPMCEEGLKAVSILSKEKIKTNVTLVFSVQQALMAAKAGASYVSPFVGRLDDIGGNGLQVISDTVEVFKLYNISTEVIAASIRHPKHVLDAAMVGANIATVPYKVFNQMMRHPLTDRGIEKFLEDYNLMKK; translated from the coding sequence ATGAAGTTCTTCATAGATACGGCAAATGTACAAGAGATAAGAGTGGTTAGTAAATGGGGAATTTTAGAGGGGGTTACGACTAATCCATCATTAATAGCAAAAGAAGGAAGAAACATAAAAGATGTAGTAGAGGAAATTTGCTCAATAGTAGACGGACCAATAAGTGCGGAAGTTATAAGCCTAGAATGTGATAAAATAATAGAAGAGGCTAGAGAATTATCAAAAATAAACAAAAATATAGTTATAAAGATACCTATGTGTGAAGAGGGGTTAAAAGCTGTTAGTATATTATCAAAGGAGAAGATTAAGACTAATGTAACGTTAGTGTTTTCTGTACAACAGGCTTTAATGGCAGCAAAAGCAGGTGCTTCTTACGTGAGTCCTTTTGTGGGTAGGCTTGATGATATTGGAGGGAACGGTCTGCAAGTTATTTCAGATACAGTAGAAGTGTTTAAATTATATAATATATCAACTGAAGTTATTGCAGCTAGTATAAGACATCCTAAACATGTATTAGATGCAGCTATGGTAGGAGCTAATATTGCTACTGTACCTTACAAAGTTTTTAATCAAATGATGAGGCATCCATTAACTGATAGAGGAATAGAAAAGTTCTTAGAAGATTATAATTTAATGAAGAAATAA
- a CDS encoding HD domain-containing protein — MDSIIEDVKTILKATNSSGYIVGGYIRDKLINPNMESKDIDIIIDGVIETFIKELHNKGYRIFNLNKDKQIYRATKNGETLDVAKLKGDTIEDDLKSRDFTTNAIALKLIDNIIIDPFRGRNHIKNRIIHPVTEDSIKNDRIRILRGQRLSIKYGMHFSESSLKNIAEESKYILNCPKERIFMEIMLILQEDNEGIAFEELDKNGVLKYIIPYIDELKTIGRCKYHIEDAFMHMNLVYKNFKELSKGRLHIEGLDLSIFDQKIGEQSIKGYMSLASFCHDIGKAKCYIKKEEKVSFIGHDKEGAKIISEVSKKIGLPKKGAKFVEKLVEAHMYPLGLCKNKIKNYKKSFYKFFSRYDEYIPYILALSYCDIHATKMLYDPDNEEKIFVGYLEHLLKEYKIFKECKEKRFLDGKEVVDITGAKGKDIKYILDELDRRTYYGEINNREEAINLIKSIKTGV, encoded by the coding sequence ATGGATTCCATAATAGAGGATGTTAAAACGATATTAAAAGCAACTAATAGTTCTGGATATATAGTAGGTGGGTATATAAGAGATAAGCTTATTAATCCCAATATGGAGTCAAAAGATATCGATATAATTATTGATGGAGTTATAGAAACATTTATAAAAGAATTACATAACAAAGGGTATAGAATATTTAATTTAAATAAAGATAAACAAATATATAGAGCTACAAAAAATGGGGAAACTTTGGATGTGGCAAAGCTAAAAGGAGATACTATAGAAGATGATTTAAAAAGTAGAGATTTTACAACAAATGCAATTGCATTAAAACTTATTGATAATATAATAATAGATCCTTTTAGAGGGAGAAATCATATTAAGAATAGAATAATTCACCCTGTTACAGAAGATAGTATAAAAAATGATAGAATAAGGATTTTAAGAGGACAAAGATTATCTATAAAATATGGAATGCATTTTAGTGAGAGTAGCCTAAAAAATATTGCTGAAGAAAGTAAATACATACTTAATTGCCCTAAAGAGAGAATTTTTATGGAGATTATGTTAATACTTCAAGAAGATAATGAAGGAATAGCATTTGAAGAGTTAGACAAAAATGGAGTACTGAAATATATTATTCCATATATTGATGAATTAAAAACTATAGGAAGATGTAAATATCATATAGAAGATGCTTTTATGCATATGAATTTGGTGTATAAAAACTTTAAAGAATTATCCAAGGGGAGATTGCATATAGAAGGACTAGATTTAAGCATATTTGACCAAAAGATAGGAGAACAGTCTATTAAGGGTTATATGAGTCTTGCTTCTTTCTGTCATGATATTGGTAAAGCAAAGTGTTATATAAAAAAAGAAGAGAAGGTTAGCTTTATAGGTCACGATAAAGAGGGTGCTAAGATAATTAGTGAGGTTTCTAAAAAAATAGGACTTCCTAAGAAGGGAGCAAAATTCGTTGAGAAACTAGTTGAAGCTCATATGTATCCTTTGGGACTTTGTAAAAATAAGATTAAAAATTATAAAAAGAGTTTTTATAAATTTTTTTCTAGATATGATGAATATATACCATATATTTTAGCTCTGTCTTATTGTGATATACATGCTACAAAGATGTTATATGACCCAGACAATGAAGAAAAGATATTTGTAGGCTATTTAGAGCACCTACTGAAGGAATATAAAATTTTTAAAGAATGCAAAGAAAAAAGATTTTTGGATGGTAAAGAAGTAGTAGATATAACAGGAGCTAAGGGTAAGGACATTAAATATATTTTAGATGAATTGGACAGAAGAACTTATTATGGCGAAATAAATAATAGAGAAGAGGCAATAAATTTAATTAAATCAATAAAAACAGGAGTATAA
- a CDS encoding AbrB/MazE/SpoVT family DNA-binding domain-containing protein: MKSTGVVRRVDELGRIVIPIELRRTLDIAEKDALEIYVDGEQIILKKYEPACIFCGDARNVINYKGKNICHNCLETLKNEIK, from the coding sequence ATGAAATCAACAGGAGTAGTAAGAAGAGTAGATGAACTTGGAAGAATAGTTATACCAATAGAATTAAGAAGAACTTTAGACATAGCAGAAAAGGATGCTTTAGAAATTTATGTAGATGGAGAACAAATCATCTTAAAGAAATATGAACCAGCTTGTATCTTCTGCGGAGACGCTAGAAATGTTATTAACTATAAAGGTAAAAACATCTGTCATAATTGCTTAGAAACACTAAAAAACGAAATTAAATAG